The following proteins come from a genomic window of Streptomyces sp. NBC_00539:
- the atpB gene encoding F0F1 ATP synthase subunit A: MKEPAVSPDPTQVLAFETDCHIFEGCGFPGPGLHSFLFEPLWGEAGLTNAYFNKPMLLALLGSIVIVAFFWAAFRKPKVVPGKMQMVAESGYDFVRRGIVYETLGKKEGEKYVPFMVSLFFFVWILNVWSIVPVAQFPVTAIIAYPAILAAIVYFIWMSVTFKRHGFVGGLKNLTGYDKSLGGVLPLVMVIEFFSNVLVRPFTHAVRLFANMFAGHTLLLLFTIASWYLLNGIGIAYAGVSFIMVIVMTAFELFIQAVQAYVFVLLACSFIQGALAEHH; this comes from the coding sequence CTGAAGGAGCCCGCGGTGAGTCCTGACCCGACGCAGGTGCTCGCCTTCGAGACCGACTGTCACATCTTCGAAGGATGTGGCTTCCCCGGCCCGGGCCTGCACTCGTTCCTCTTCGAGCCGCTGTGGGGCGAAGCCGGCCTTACCAACGCGTACTTCAACAAGCCGATGCTGCTGGCCCTTCTGGGCAGCATCGTCATCGTCGCTTTCTTCTGGGCCGCCTTCCGCAAGCCGAAGGTCGTCCCCGGCAAGATGCAGATGGTCGCCGAATCCGGTTATGACTTCGTGCGCCGCGGCATCGTGTACGAGACGCTGGGCAAGAAGGAGGGGGAGAAGTACGTCCCCTTCATGGTGTCGCTGTTCTTCTTCGTCTGGATCCTGAACGTCTGGTCGATCGTCCCCGTGGCCCAGTTCCCGGTGACCGCGATCATCGCCTACCCGGCGATCCTCGCTGCGATCGTGTACTTCATCTGGATGTCGGTGACGTTCAAGCGTCACGGATTCGTCGGCGGCCTCAAGAACCTGACGGGCTACGACAAGAGCCTCGGCGGCGTCCTCCCGCTGGTCATGGTCATCGAGTTCTTCTCGAACGTCCTGGTCCGCCCCTTCACCCACGCGGTCCGACTGTTCGCGAACATGTTCGCCGGTCACACCCTGCTGCTGCTGTTCACCATCGCCAGCTGGTACCTGCTGAACGGCATCGGGATCGCCTACGCGGGCGTCTCGTTCATCATGGTCATCGTAATGACGGCCTTCGAACTCTTCATCCAGGCCGTCCAGGCGTACGTCTTCGTCCTCCTGGCCTGCAGCTTCATCCAGGGCGCGCTCGCCGAGCACCACTGA